Proteins found in one Fodinibius saliphilus genomic segment:
- the recJ gene encoding single-stranded-DNA-specific exonuclease RecJ, with protein MSFRWVYAEPEQEGTVSTLQEQLGVSEKIAHLLALRGIDSYDKAKSFFRPKLGAIHDPFLMKDMDKATERLAKAIREGQKILVYGDYDVDGTTSTSILFIFLKRFGVDVDFYIPHRFKEGYGINQEGIDYAIEIDADLIVSVDCGITAVKETEQAKEHGIDIIICDHHNVGDTIPDAAAVLDPKRKDCNYPFDGLSGAGVGFKLIQGTIKKLGLSEDMAFELLDLVAISIASDIVPIKDENRILMAEGLKQINSDPRVGVKALLDLINLDIGSISTSNIVFSIGPRINAAGRMGDATKAVLLLISETRTEARSRANELESINVARRDKDSQTMEEAKAIVDQDYNLDKVSSMVLHQPDWHLGVIGIVASRLVDTYGRPAVMLSTVDGKIKGSARSIDGFNIYDAFKKCEDLLEQFGGHEYAAGLTIRKENLQEFRKRIDEIAANNLSEQDFVPELRIDCDLDLSKVDMGFWKLLSQFEPFGPGNLRPIFVSRDVDVEGVPTVVGKGHLKMKVSQNGSGAFDVIGFNMHDCLPKVRNSNDQKLDIAYSLEENHWNGRRTLQVRLRDVKIRE; from the coding sequence ATGTCTTTTCGCTGGGTATATGCAGAGCCAGAACAGGAAGGGACTGTATCAACTTTACAAGAACAGTTGGGCGTTTCCGAAAAAATAGCCCACCTGTTGGCGTTACGTGGTATAGACTCTTATGACAAAGCAAAATCATTTTTTCGTCCCAAACTAGGTGCTATTCATGATCCCTTTTTGATGAAGGATATGGATAAGGCCACTGAACGATTGGCTAAGGCCATCCGTGAAGGTCAAAAGATTTTGGTATATGGAGATTATGATGTTGACGGTACCACCTCAACATCTATTCTTTTCATCTTTTTGAAGCGATTTGGAGTGGATGTGGATTTCTATATCCCGCATCGTTTTAAAGAGGGTTATGGAATTAACCAGGAAGGAATCGATTATGCCATTGAGATCGATGCCGATCTTATTGTTTCGGTAGACTGTGGTATTACCGCGGTTAAAGAAACAGAACAGGCCAAAGAACACGGTATTGATATCATTATTTGTGATCACCACAATGTAGGTGATACCATCCCCGATGCAGCGGCCGTACTTGATCCCAAACGCAAAGATTGTAACTATCCCTTTGACGGACTTTCGGGGGCGGGTGTTGGTTTTAAACTGATACAGGGGACAATTAAAAAGCTGGGCCTTAGCGAAGATATGGCCTTTGAGCTGCTGGATCTTGTAGCCATCTCCATTGCTTCGGATATTGTGCCAATAAAGGATGAAAATCGCATATTGATGGCCGAGGGGCTCAAGCAGATCAACAGCGATCCCCGGGTGGGAGTAAAAGCATTGCTCGATCTTATTAATTTAGATATTGGATCTATAAGTACATCGAATATCGTTTTCTCCATTGGTCCACGAATTAATGCGGCCGGGCGCATGGGTGATGCTACTAAGGCCGTACTTCTTCTTATTTCTGAAACACGGACTGAGGCGCGTTCGCGGGCCAACGAGCTGGAAAGTATTAATGTGGCTCGCCGTGATAAAGACAGTCAAACAATGGAAGAAGCCAAAGCGATAGTAGACCAAGACTATAACTTGGACAAGGTTTCGTCGATGGTACTACACCAGCCTGATTGGCACTTAGGTGTTATCGGCATTGTTGCCTCACGCTTGGTAGATACCTACGGACGACCGGCCGTGATGTTAAGTACAGTAGACGGTAAAATTAAAGGTTCAGCCCGCAGTATCGATGGTTTCAATATTTACGATGCGTTTAAAAAATGTGAAGATCTGCTCGAACAGTTTGGCGGACATGAATATGCCGCGGGGCTGACAATACGGAAAGAAAACCTGCAGGAGTTTCGGAAACGTATCGATGAAATTGCAGCTAATAACTTATCGGAACAGGATTTTGTGCCGGAGCTAAGAATCGATTGTGATCTGGATCTCAGTAAGGTAGATATGGGATTTTGGAAACTGTTAAGTCAGTTTGAGCCTTTTGGTCCGGGTAACCTTCGGCCGATCTTTGTGAGCCGTGATGTGGATGTTGAGGGTGTTCCTACGGTTGTAGGTAAGGGGCACTTGAAGATGAAAGTCTCTCAAAACGGATCGGGTGCTTTTGATGTGATTGGTTTCAATATGCACGATTGTCTTCCTAAGGTACGTAATAGCAATGACCAAAAGCTGGATATCGCCTACTCTCTGGAAGAGAACCACTGGAACGGACGCCGAACTCTGCAGGTACGACTGCGCGATGTGAAGATCCGGGAATAG